Part of the Solwaraspora sp. WMMA2065 genome is shown below.
TCGTCGACACCGGCAGTACGCCGGCCGAGGCCGCCGAGCTGGTCGAGGCGGCCCGGCGGATCACCCACCTGCCCTGGTCGGTGGTGAACACCCATCACCACTTCGACCACTGCTTCGGCAACCAGGTGGCCGCCGGGGATCCGCCCGCGCCGGTGTGGGCCCACCAGGAGGCGGCCCGGCTGCTGGCCCGCCCGGTCGAGGTGGTCCGCGACGAGGCGTACCGCGAGATGATCGGCCACGATCCGCAGCTGGCCGAGCAGCTCAGCCACGCGGTGGTCCACCCACCGGACCGTACGGTGACCCGCGCCGCGACGCTCGACCTGGGCGGCCGGGTGGTTGAGCTGTGGCATCCCGGGCGCGGGCACACAGTCGGCGACCTGGTGGTGCACGTCCCGGACGCGGACCTGCTGGTCGCCGGTGACCTGGTCGAGCAGGGTGCCCCACCGTCGTTCGACGACGCCTACCCGCTGGAGTGGCCGGACACCCTCGCGGCGGTGCTGCGGCGCCTCGGGCCGGCCAGTGTCGTGGTGCCCGGCCACGGCACCTGCGTCGGCGTCGACTTCGTCCGGGCCCAGCACGCTGACCTGGTGGCGTTGGAGTGGCTGATCCGCGACGGGCACGCCGACGGGGCGCCGCCGGAACAGGTCGCCGCGCGGGCACCGTTCGGGCCGCAGGCGGCGGGCACCGCGGTCGTCCGCGGCTACGCCGAACTGTCCAACCGGGCCTGACCGCACTCGGCGCGACCGACGGGAGCCGGCGACGGCGGTCCGGAGTCGATGGTGAGTAGGGCGGGCAGCGGACCCGCGTCGGCGTCGACGAGGTCACCGAGGCGAACCTCGTCGAGCGCGGAGAGGAAGGCCGCTCGGGCCCGGCGCAGCTCGACGCGCAGTCGGCAGTCGGCGCGCAGCGGGCAGGCCGGCTGGTCGCAGGAGACAACCTCACCGTCGCCTTCGAAAGCCCGTACCACCTGGGCCACGGTCATCTCGGCGGCGGCCGGGACGAACGCGGTGCCGCCTGCCCGGCCCCGCACCGTGACCAGAACGCCGAGCCGTTGCAACCGCTGCACCACCTTGGCGACGTGGCTGCGCGGCAGGGCGAGCCGGGCGGCCAGGTCGTCCACCGTGGTACGGGTGCGAGACGCGGCGGTGAACATGGCGACCCGTAACGCCATGTCCGTGGACCGGTTGAGCTTCACGTCCCGACCCTAGTCAGCCACGGCAGACGGCACGGCCCGGCGTGAACGGCCCGGCCCGGCGCGGTGTGATCGGGGCTCGGGACCAATGGCCCTAAAAGAGGAGTCACAGATTCCTGTTTAGTGGCGTCGTACCCGTCCGATCCCCAAAGGAGTGACCGTGCTCTCGAAGTCCTCAGCAGCGGTGGTGACCGCGACCCTGCCCGTCGTACAGACCCACGGCGAGGCCATCACCAGCCGGTTCTACCAGCGGATGTTCGCCGCCCATCCGGAGCTGCTGGATCTGTTCAACCGGGGTAACCAGGCGACCGGCCGCCAGCAGGCGGCGCTGGCCGCCGCGGTGGTCGCCTACGCCGAGCACCTGACCGGGCGCAGCACGCTGCCCTGGGCGCCGATCCTGGACCGGATCGCACACAAGCACGCCTCCCTCGGCATCACCGCCACTCAGTATCCGATCGTCGGACGCCATCTGCTCGCCGCCGTCGGCGAGGTGCTCGGCGACGCCGTGACGCCCGAGGTCGCGGCGGCGTGGGACGAGGTCTACTGGCTACTGGCCTGCGAGCTGATCGCCCGGGAGGCCCGGCTGTACACCGTCGCCGGCCTTCCCTTGCGGGCCGGTGCCGGCTGGCGGCCGTGGCGGATCGTCGAGAGGATTCCGGAGACCGCCGACATCGTGTCGCTGATCCTGGCCCCGGCCGACGGCGACCCGGCACCCACCTTCACCCCCGGCCAGTACGTCTCGGTCGCGGTTGATCTGGCCGGCGGCCAGGGTCAGCAGATCCGCCAGTACAGTCTGTCCGGCCGTCCCGGCGCCGCGACCTGGCGGATCACCGTCAAACGGCTCCGGGGCGGGGCCGGCGCGGCGGGCGGGTCAGCCGGGTCGCCGGCACCGGACGGAACAGTCTCCAGCCAGCTGCACGACCGGACCGCCGTCGGTGACGTCCTGCGGCTGAGCCCGGCGTTCGGCGAGGTCAGCTCCATCGGCGCGCTCGGCGTGCCGCTGCTGCTGGTCAGTGCCGGGATCGGCGTCACCCCGGCGATGGCCGCCCTCGCCCAGCTGGGCGCGGTCGCGCCGGCCCGCGAGGTGGTGCTGGTGCACGCCGACCGGTCGGCGGCCGCGCACCCGTTGCGCCACGAGCTGCCGGAGCTCCAGCAGCGGATGCCCAACCTGTCGGTACACCTGTGGTACGAGGACGCCACCGACGGCGGGCTCCCCGATTTGAAGGCGACGATCCACCCCGGATGGGTCGATCCGGCACGGATCCCGCTCGCACCGGACACGTACGCGCACCTGTGCGGGCCGGTGCCGTTCATGGCGCAGGTTCGTGGCGAGCTGCTGCGCCGGGGCATGCCGGCCGAGCGGATCGGCTACGAGGTGTTCGGGCCGGGGATGCTGGCAGGCTGAGCCGCCGACACCGCCGTCGGCGGGCGACGGTCAACAGCACCGCCGAGTCCTCGTCGGCGTACAGCGCGTGCCGGGCATCCGGGATGACCAGCAGGTCACCCGTCTCGCCCGGCCAGGACCGGTCTCCGGCGACCAGCCGGATCCGGCCGCGCAGGTGCTGCGCACGTTCTGCCGCCGCTCACCCCGAGAGCCACTCATCTCGAGAGCCGCTCAACCCGAGACAAGAGCCGGCAGGACCGTACCGATCGGCTCGCGCACCACCGCGTCGGCGATCGTGTCGTACGGGGTCGGCGCGGCGTTGATGATCACGACGCGGGCACCGGACTCGGCGGCGATCTCGACCAGCCCGGCGGCCGGCTGCACCGTCAGCGAGGTGCCGACGGCGAGCATCAGGTCGCAGTCGGCGACGGCCCGCGCCGCCCGCCGCAGGGTCGGTCCGTGCAGCGACTGGCCGAACGAGATCGTCGCCGTCTTGAGGATGCCGGCGCAGTGCCGGCAAGCCGGGTCGTCCTCACCGGCGGCCACCCGGTCCAGGACCTCCTGGATGCCCGTACGGTCGGCGCAGCCGAGGCATTCGGCCTCGTACAACGTGCCGTGGATTTCGATCACGGTGTCCGGTGAGTTGCCGGCCCGCTGATGCAGCCCGTCGATGTTCTGGGTGACGATCGCAGCCAGCTTGCCGGCGCGCTCCCACTCGACCAACGCGGCGTGGCCGACGGAGTCTGTGGAGATGCCGGCTCCGGTCAACGCAACGATCCGGCGGGCGTCGGCGACCCATTCAGTGACCTGTCGGATGTCGACGTCGTCGCGTAGACCGCTCATCCTGCGACGGTAGCCGGCGTCACCGTCGGACGACGACTCCGGCCGGGCCAGCGCGTCCTCGTCCGGCCAGACCATGACCACCGACGGATTCCACTCCACCGGCCGAAACGGGGACAACGCACACGAGTTCCCGGTCACCTGTTCACGGGTGACCGGGAACTCGTCACGTTTGCCGTGAGCTATTAGCAGGACTGCGTCACATACCCGGTGGCCGCGCCGACGTGGGATGCCACCTCACGCCAGATTCCACCCGATAACGTGGCTTCAACCTGCGATCTCTACCGCCCCTATAGATCCCATTACCATCCGTCGGTTGCGGTCTTCTTGCGGCATCATCGGCGTCCGGCAGGGCTATGTCCCATCGGCCACCAATCTGCCCATCAAGAAATGCACCGCGCATCGAGTCAGCACCACGATCGTCGCCGCGCGGTACATCACCACCGTCACCACGAGAAAACTGACCACTAGAATACTCTACGTAGATACGTTGTATGCGATAGCCGATCGGACGACGAACACCTGGCTGACTGCGCTCAACAGCACGCGCCGCAATGAGGAAATCACTCACGAGCCGGTCGACTGCAGCACCTTCCGTCTCCGCCTCGACGAAGGCCTCGACTTCGATGACCCCTTCGACAGCGTCACTGGAGGTCGAAATATCTGCGACCTTAGCGGCATCCGCAACCCCGAGGATCCCTTCCAAGATGTGTTTTGCATCTGCGTGCAGTTCGGCCTCGACTGGCCGCAAGCCGGAGCTCCACCATCGGGGCACGACTCGCAAGACGACTCTAACCTCCACTCCCGCACCAGCTCCCTATGGGATCCAAGCCTCCAATTCCGCTTCCGCACCCTTCTGGGGCGCCGCCGACAGTCTAGCGAGTTAGCCCAATCCAGAAGTCTCTTGGCATACCTCTCGGCGTTCTGCGGGCGCCAGCTTACACTTCTCTGATGGCAACCCTTGGCGCAGACAATCGCTCCCTCCGGTTGATCCAGTTCAACCGTGAAATTGCGGATTCTCAGATCCTCCAAGACGTTATTGACCTCGATATCGGGATGGATTTGGAATCCAAACGCTCCCATTCTTCTCCCAACGTTGGGCACCCCTACCGCACGGCGCAGCGGTCCGTACCACAACGAGCGGATGCCCCATGGGTGACGCGGAGACTTTGTGGATCTCTTAGCACTCAGCACTTCAGCGCCAAGAGGCCCCGAGCATCAAGGCTTATCAGTATTCATGCCAGCGCATACTTATCATCCTGGTAACTTACCGCAGTTCCATAAATGTCGACGGACAATCTGTCCGTCGACCCATTTCCGGAGGCACCCGCAGCAGCGGACACGCCGGCCGTGATGTACGCGAGGCGGCGTCGAAGTCCGACGCAGTGAGCGCCAACCATGGCCGAGATCCGGGCGGTCGCCGCAACCCACCGTCTGACAACTCTGGCGAGGCGGACCGGTACGAGCCCGATCCGGACTGGACTAGGCCTGCGTGTGGACGAGCTGCGGGGAGCATGGCGGCCAACGGACGCTTGCACGCGAGCCCCAGACGCGGACGTGACCGGAGCCTCATCCGGTTAGCGCTCACCTACACCGGTCAAGGTTCCAGCGATACTCGTGTGAGATGTCCGCGAAACCTGGGTCCCACGTGGATTCTCACCTGGATGGAGCCGACTGCCACCGAGGTCGCCGACCGGGTGCACGCGCTGCCGACCCGGTCTCGCCGCCAACGTCAGCGACGACCAGGTCAGCCGGGCGCAAAAAGTCAGCCGAAACGTTCGGCGACGGCCGCCCGGGTGGGCATCGACACCGCGCCGCCCGGTGACTCGCACACCAGCCCCGCCACCTGTAGGGCGAACCCGACCCGGGCGGCCCAGCCGGCGGCGTCGGCCGGCAGCCCGGTGCCGAGCAGTTCGGCGATCAGTGCGGCCATCACCGAGTCGCCGGCGCCGGTGGCGTCGACCGCGGCCACCGTCGGGGCGGCCACGGTCAGCACCTCGCGGCCGGCGCTGACCAGGGCGCCGGCCGCGCCCCGGGTGACCACCACCGCACCGGCACCGAGATCGTGCAGCAGCGCGGCGGCGGTCACCGGGTCGGCACCGTCGTAGAGCACCTCGGCGTCGGCGGCGCTCAGCTTGACCAGGTCGGCGGTTGCCGCGAAGCCGGCGACGACCTGCCGGTACGCAGCCAGCGAAGCGGTGTCGGGCAGCAGCCGGGGCCGGACGTTGGGGTCGAACACCCGCAGCCCGCCGGTGCCCGCCCAGGCCTGTCGGGCGGCGACCCGGGTCGGCTCGCACAGCAGCGCGATAGAGCCGCAGTAGAGCACGGCGGCGTCGCCGACCAGTTTCCCATCGAGGCTGGCCGGTTCGAGCAGCCCGTACGAGGGTGGGTCGCCGTAGAAGCGGAAGTCCGGCTCGGCGCCGGTGAAGGTGGCCACCGCCAGGGTGGTGGGCGCGGGCACGGTGACCATGGCCCGGTCGCCGACCCCGGCGGTACGCAGGAAGTCTCGGATCCGGTCGGCGAGCGGGTCGTCGCCGAGGGCCCCGGCGAACTCGACCGCACCGCCGAGCCGGGCGACGCCGACCGCGACGTTCAGCGGCGCCCCGCCGATCACCTGGCGGTAGACCGGTTGGCCGGCGCATTCGCCGTCGAGCAGGTCGATCAGTGCCTCGCCGAGCACCACCGCGTACCGCATGGATCTTCCTTCCACCTGCAGTTTTGCCGCTCCGAAGTCTGCCAGGTCGGCGCCCCGGCACCGGCCGCCACCCCGCACCCCGCACCTCACATCGAGCAGCGACTATTGCACTTCCGATCGATGTATGGTGGGATATCGATTACCAGGACGGCGTGGGGGCAACTCGCTGTCCTTCGGACTCGCCGGGAGCTGCGCGAGCGCGCTAGACGTCCATCGGACGGCACGTCGGTCGACCGCGTCCGCGGCACGGCCGGCCAGTCGCCGTTCCTCCTTATGTTTCCTGACGTTCCGCCATGTCGGAACCCATCGCCCTGTCCGCCGGCCCGGGTCTGTCCCGCGCCGTGGACCGGTTCACGAAGGAGTCTCGGTGAAAGCTCTACGCAGAGTGGCGGTAGTTGCCGCCGCTTCCGCGCTCACCGCCGGCCTGCTCACGGTGGTGACCCCCAACGCGGCTTCCGCGCACGGTGCCGCCATGGCGCCGGGCAGCCGCACCTACCTCTGCTGGGTCGACGGTCTGTCGCAGTCCGGCCAGATCATCCCGCAGAACCCGGCCTGCTCGGCCGCCGTCGCCCAGAGCGGCGCCAACTCGCTGTACAACTGGTTCAGTGTGCTGCGCTCCGACGCGGGTGGCCGCACCACCGGTTTCATCCCCGACGGACAGCTGTGCAGCGGTGGCAACTCCGGCTTCTCCGGCTACAACCTGGCCCGCAACGACTGGCCGCTGACCCACCTGACCGCCGGTGCCCGGATGGAGTTCAAGTACAGCAACTGGGCCCACCACCCTGGCACGTTCTACTTCTACGTGACCAAGGACAGCTGGAGCCCGAACCGCGCGCTGGCCTGGAGCGACCTGGAGGCGACGCCGTTCCTGACGGTGACCAACCCGCCGCAGCGGGGCGCGGTCGGCACCAACGACGGCCACTACTACTTCAGCGGCAACCTGCCCAGCAACAAGAGCGGCCGGCACATCATCTACTCGCGGTGGGTCCGCTCGGACAGCCAGGAGAACTTCTTCGGCTGCTCGGACGTCACGTTCGACGGTGGCAACGGTGAGGTCACCGGGATCGGGGGCAACCCGAACCCGACCCCGCCGCCGACCACCGCTCCGCCGCCCACCACGGCCCCGCCGACCACCGCGCCCCCGACCACCGCGCCGCCGACCAGCAACCCGCCCACCGGCGGCTGCTCGGCGACCTACCGGACCACAAGCTCCTGGTCCGGTGGATTCCAGGGTGAGGTGACGGTCACCAACAACAGTTCCGCGAGCATCGGCGGATGGACCACGACCCTGAACTTCGGCAGCGGGGTCACCATCAACAGCCTGTGGAGCGGCACCCACACGGTGAGCGGATCGAGTGTCACCGTCCGCAACGCGGCCTGGAACGGGTCGCTGTCGCCGAGCGGGTCGACCACGTTCGGCTTCGTCGCCAACGGCAGCCCAGGCACACCGTCGACGGCCTGCTCCGCGAGCTGATCCACCGCCGTACACGGCCGATTCCCACCTGACCGGGCCCGGCAGCGCGAGACGCTGCCGGGCCCGGTCGGTGCGTGGCCTCGCAGGTCGAGTCGACGCGTGACTCGGTAGTCCCGGCGAGCCGGACCGCAGTGGGTCAGGCCACCATCGACCCGACCACCGGCTTGGTGAGCAGCGCCGACTGGTTGCGCCGGATGCCGGGGTCGAGTGAACGTTCCACGAAGATCGCGTGCCAGATGCAGAACACCAGCACCGTCCACACCTTGCGGGAGTGGTCGGCCTCCTCACGCTTATGCTCGTCGAGCAGCCGCATCGCGTACGACAGGTCGAGCAGGTCACCGGCGCCCGAGGTGGCGAAGATGTGCCGGGCCCACTCGTACATCTCGCCGCGCAGCCACACCCGGGTCGGGGTCGGGAAGCCGAGCTTGCGGCGGTTCACGATGGCCGGCGGCACCACGGCCTGCAGGGCCTGGCGCATCGCGTACTTGGTGGCGTCGGAGCGGGGCGGCAGCCGTAGCTCCACCGGGATCTTCGCGGCCACGTCGAAGACCTCCTTGTCGAGGAAGGGCACCCGCACCTCCAGCGAATGCGCCATCGAGATCCGGTCCGCCTTGACCAGGATGTCGCCGCGCAGCCAGGTGTACAGGTCGACGTACTGCATCTTGGTGACGTCGTCGAGCTCGGCGCACTCGGCGTAGATCGGCGCGGTCACGTCGGTGTAGCGCACCGACGGGTCGTAGCGGCGCAGCAGGTGCCGCTTCTCCTCCTCGGTGAACATCCGCGCGTTGCCGTAGTAGCGCTCCTCGATCGGGGTGGTGCCGCGTTCCAGGAAGCTCTTACCCTTGACCCCCTGTGGGATCACCTTCGAGACGGCACGCAGCCCTTTCTGCATCGGATCCGGCAGTCCGTGCACCGCGCCCAGCGACAGCGGCTCGCGGTAGATGGTGTAGCCGCCGAAGAACTCGTCCGCGCCTTCGCCGGAGAGCACCACCGTCACGTGTTCGGCGGCCTTCTGCGCCACGAAGTACAGCGGCACCAGCGCCGGGTCGGCCACCGGGTCGTCCAGGTGCCAGACGATGCGCGGCAGCGCCTCCATCATGTCCTGTGGCCCGATCTTCGTCGGGATGGTGGTCACGTTCAGGTGCCGGGCCGAGTCCTGGGCGACCTCGATCTCCGAGTAGCCCGACACGTCGTACCCGACGGTGAAGGTCAGGATGTTCGGGTTGAACTCGCGGGCCAGCGCCACCACCGCGGTCGAGTCGATGCCGCTGGACAGGAACGCTCCGACCGGCACGTCGGCCCGCATGTGCATGCGTACGCTCTCCCGCAGCGTCTCGCGGATCTCGTCGTACAGCCGCTGCGGGTCCGGCGTCGGCGTCGGCCGGAAGATCGGCTGGTACCAGCGGCGGACCTGTACACCACCGGCCGGGTCCGGCGCCGGCCCACCGGTCGTCGGGTCCAGCGCCGGCGGCGACCAGGTCAGGCACTCCCCGGAGCCGATCCGGCTGATTCCGGAGTGCAGGGTGCGCGGCTCGGGCACGTACTGCAGGGTCAGATAGTGCGACAGGTTCGCGGTGTCCACCCCGGCGTCGCCGGCACCCGCGGCGGCGGAGAACGGCAGCAGCGCTTTCTTCTCCGAGGCCAGGTAGATGCCGTCCGGGGTCTGCAGGTAGTGCAGCGGCTTGATGCCGAAGTAGTCCCGGGCGCCGAACGCGCGACGCCGCTGCCGGTCCCAGATCACGAAGGCGAACATGCCGCGCAGCTTGTGCAGCACCTTCTCGCCCCAGTAGTGGTATCCGGCGACGATCACCTCACCATCACCGGCGGTGGCGAACTGCGCGCCGAACTCCCGGACCAGCTGGTCCCGCAGCTCGATGTAGTTGTAGATCTCGCCGTTGAAGGTGAGCAGGTAGCGGCCGTCGGCGTAGGCGAGCGGCTCCTGGCTGGACGCCACGTCGATGATGGCCAGCCGCTTGTGCGCGAACACCGCGTCCGCCCACCGGCCGGTCGGGTCGCCGATCACCTCCACGCCGGTCTCGTCCGGGCCACGGTGGTGCAGGCATTCCAACGCGTGGGCGATCGCGTCGCGGTGTGCGCCGGCGTCGCCGCGGGCGCTGAAAAAGGCCAGGAGTCCGCACATGGCAGACATCTTTTCACGAGCCGGTCACGCGGTACCGTCGAGTACGCCCAACCGTGGGGAGGACGCAGTGACACACGATCAGACCGAGGGCACGGCACCGGACCGGGCCGGAGCCACCGGCACCGAGATGACCGCCGAAGGCACCGAGACGACCGCCGAGGTCGCCGCCGAGCAGCCGCGCACCGAGTCGCACGACCCGGACTTCCCGGAGAAGCTCCTGGAGTTCATGCGCACCGGCTGGCGCGACGACACGCTGCCGCTCGCCCCGCGCGCCGAGGTGCCGAACCACGCCCGCCGCCGTGCCGCCCTCGCCGACGCCTTCCCCGGCGAGACCCTGGTGGTGCCCACCGGCACCGAGAAGACCCGGGCCAACGACACCGACTACCCGTTCCGGCCGGGCAGCGACTTCGTCTACCTGACCGGTGACCACGATCCGGACAGCGTGCTGGTGCTGCACCCGACCGGCGACGGACACGACGCGGTGCTCTACACCCGGCAGCGGTCGTCGCGCGACAACGACGAGTTCTTCCGCAGCCGCGACGGCGAGCTGTGGGTGGGCCGGCGGCGCACCCTGGCGGAGAAGTCCACCGAGCTGGGCCTGCGCACGGCGCCGCTGAGTGAGCTGCCGCAGGCGTTGGCCGGGTGCGCGCCCGCCCGGACCCGGGTGCTGCGCGGCTTCGACCCGCGGGTGGACGCGGCGGTGCTGCCGTACGACAGCGGCGACGACGCCGGGGCCCGCGACCGCGAGCTGGCCTCGGCGATCGCCGAGGCGAAGCTGGTCAAGGACGAGTGGGAGGTCGCCCAGCTGCAGGCGGCGATCGACGCGACGGTCCGCGGCTTCGAGGACGTGGCCCGGGTACTGCCGGCCGACCGACCGGTCGCCGAACGGCTGCTGGAAGGGGTCTTCGCGCTGCGGGCCCGGCACGACGGCAACGACGTCGGCTACGGATCGATCGTCGGCGCGGGCGCGCACGCGACGATCCTGCACTGGGTACGCAACGACGGCGTCACCCGTCCGGGTGACCTGCTGCTGATGGACATGGGCGTGGAGGGGCACCACCTCTACACCGCCGACGTGACCCGGACCCTGCCGGTGTCCGGCCGGTTCACCGCCCTGCAGCGCCAGGTCTACGACATCGTCTACGCCGCGCAGCAGGCCGGAATGGACTACATCAAGCCGGGAGTGAAGTTCAGCGACGTGCACCAGACCTGCATGCGGGTGCTCGCCGAAGGCCTGGCCGAGCTGGGCGTGCTGCCGGTCAGCGTGGACGAGGCGATGGAGAAGGAGTCGACCGTCTACCGCCGGTGGACGCTGCACGGCTTCGGCCACATGCTCGGCATCGACGTGCACGACTGCTCGTACGCCCGTAAGGAACGCTACCGCGACGGCGAGCTCGGCGAGGGGTACGTGCTGACCGTCGAGCCCGGCCTGTACTTCCAGCCGGAGGACGAGCTGGTGCCCGAGGAGCTGCGCGGCGTCGGCATCCGGATCGAGGACGACGTGCTGGTCACCGCCGCCGGCGCGGTGAACCTGTCGGCCGGGCTGCCCCGGCAGGCCGACGAGGTCGAGGCCTGGCTGGCGGCGCAGCGCGACGCCGGCCCCCGGCTGCCCTGACGCACGCCTGCCCTGACGCACGCCCGCCCCGACCATTGTCGGCCCCGATCTGCACCGGATCGGCACCGGTGCCGATCCGGTGGGCCGTCAGGTCGGCCCGACGAAGACCGCCACGGTACGCGGCGGCACGGTGAACGTGCCGGTGGCGGCGTCGAAGCTGGCCTGCCGGCTCACCGGGGCGGCCGAGTCGCGCAGCACCGGGTGCAGTTCGATGGCGGCCCGGCGTAGCTCGGGCAGCCGCTGCCGGGCGGTCTGCGGAGTCGCGTTGAAGATCACCGTCACCGACCCCCACCGCCGGTCCAGGCCGGCGGAGCGCAGCCGCATGGTGATCACGCCGGGGGTCTCGGCCGGCCCGGCCAGCGGGAAGCTGACCCGCTGCTGCACCTCGCGGGCGGTGGACAGGGCGAACACCGGTGACGAAGCACGGATTCGCAGCAGTTCGGCGTACCGGGCGGCGGTCGCCTCGATCGTGGCGCAGTCCGGCACCAGGGCCGGGTCGGCGAGCAGCGGTCCGGCGTACGGCCATTTGTCGGCGTTGTCGGCGGCAGCCCGGCGCCGAATCCGTTGCCGGCAGCGCAGTCCCAGCGGATCTGGTTGAACCAGTCCCCCGAGTTGTACGAGTTGCGGTCCAACGACTTGGACCGCAACCGTTCACTGCCGGCGGTGACGAACCCGGTCCCCTGGGCGAAGACCACCGTCGACAGGGCGAGCAGCTGGGCCCGGGACCGGTCGGCCGCCGACGTGCCCGCCGGCAGCTTGTACGCCAGCGCGTCGTAGAGAATCTCGTTGTCGTGGGCGTCGACGTAGGTCACCGCCTCCCCCGGTGCCGCCGTGTAGCCGGCCGGTGAGCCGTTGTAGTCGACGTCGGCGCCGGTCACCCGATCGCCGCTGGCAGCGGTGAACGAGTACCCGGCCAGGTTGCCGGTCAGCCCGACCTTGATCAGGTCCTGCTGGTGGCGCAACCGGGTCTGCTGCTCGGCGCGGCTGCCGTTGACCGGATCCCCGTTCGGATCGGTGAACAGGCCGGAGGCGAAGCCCTGCACCCGTGGGTTGGCGTCGAACGGGCCACCGCCGCGCACCGCGTCACGCAGCCGGTCGGTGAACGTGCCGACCCCGGTGCCGGCCATGTTGGCCTGGGTGGCCTGGACGAACCGGGCGTCGCCGGCGACCTCGCCTAAGTCCCAGCCCTCGCCGTAGAGCAGGATCGACCGGCCGTCCACCCCGTCCCGGGCCACGGTCAGCCGGTCCAGCGCCCGGCGTACCGCCAGGATGTTCGCCTTCGGGTGGTGGCCCATCAGGTCGAACCGGAAGCCGTCCACCTTGTACGCCCGGGCCCAGGTGACCACCGAGTCGACGACCAGCCGGCCCATCATGGCGTGTTCCGGTGCGGTGTTGGCGCAGCAGGTGGAGGTGGCGACGGTGCCGTCGTCGAGCAGCCGGTGGT
Proteins encoded:
- a CDS encoding MBL fold metallo-hydrolase; translated protein: MSARFVEVGDRVYVLRRPRLDVNSTLVVGAAAAVLVDTGSTPAEAAELVEAARRITHLPWSVVNTHHHFDHCFGNQVAAGDPPAPVWAHQEAARLLARPVEVVRDEAYREMIGHDPQLAEQLSHAVVHPPDRTVTRAATLDLGGRVVELWHPGRGHTVGDLVVHVPDADLLVAGDLVEQGAPPSFDDAYPLEWPDTLAAVLRRLGPASVVVPGHGTCVGVDFVRAQHADLVALEWLIRDGHADGAPPEQVAARAPFGPQAAGTAVVRGYAELSNRA
- a CDS encoding Rrf2 family transcriptional regulator — translated: MKLNRSTDMALRVAMFTAASRTRTTVDDLAARLALPRSHVAKVVQRLQRLGVLVTVRGRAGGTAFVPAAAEMTVAQVVRAFEGDGEVVSCDQPACPLRADCRLRVELRRARAAFLSALDEVRLGDLVDADAGPLPALLTIDSGPPSPAPVGRAECGQARLDSSA
- a CDS encoding globin domain-containing protein → MTVLSKSSAAVVTATLPVVQTHGEAITSRFYQRMFAAHPELLDLFNRGNQATGRQQAALAAAVVAYAEHLTGRSTLPWAPILDRIAHKHASLGITATQYPIVGRHLLAAVGEVLGDAVTPEVAAAWDEVYWLLACELIAREARLYTVAGLPLRAGAGWRPWRIVERIPETADIVSLILAPADGDPAPTFTPGQYVSVAVDLAGGQGQQIRQYSLSGRPGAATWRITVKRLRGGAGAAGGSAGSPAPDGTVSSQLHDRTAVGDVLRLSPAFGEVSSIGALGVPLLLVSAGIGVTPAMAALAQLGAVAPAREVVLVHADRSAAAHPLRHELPELQQRMPNLSVHLWYEDATDGGLPDLKATIHPGWVDPARIPLAPDTYAHLCGPVPFMAQVRGELLRRGMPAERIGYEVFGPGMLAG
- a CDS encoding Sir2 family NAD-dependent protein deacetylase, with protein sequence MTGNSCALSPFRPVEWNPSVVMVWPDEDALARPESSSDGDAGYRRRMSGLRDDVDIRQVTEWVADARRIVALTGAGISTDSVGHAALVEWERAGKLAAIVTQNIDGLHQRAGNSPDTVIEIHGTLYEAECLGCADRTGIQEVLDRVAAGEDDPACRHCAGILKTATISFGQSLHGPTLRRAARAVADCDLMLAVGTSLTVQPAAGLVEIAAESGARVVIINAAPTPYDTIADAVVREPIGTVLPALVSG
- a CDS encoding carbohydrate kinase, with the protein product MRYAVVLGEALIDLLDGECAGQPVYRQVIGGAPLNVAVGVARLGGAVEFAGALGDDPLADRIRDFLRTAGVGDRAMVTVPAPTTLAVATFTGAEPDFRFYGDPPSYGLLEPASLDGKLVGDAAVLYCGSIALLCEPTRVAARQAWAGTGGLRVFDPNVRPRLLPDTASLAAYRQVVAGFAATADLVKLSAADAEVLYDGADPVTAAALLHDLGAGAVVVTRGAAGALVSAGREVLTVAAPTVAAVDATGAGDSVMAALIAELLGTGLPADAAGWAARVGFALQVAGLVCESPGGAVSMPTRAAVAERFG
- a CDS encoding lytic polysaccharide monooxygenase, yielding MLTVVTPNAASAHGAAMAPGSRTYLCWVDGLSQSGQIIPQNPACSAAVAQSGANSLYNWFSVLRSDAGGRTTGFIPDGQLCSGGNSGFSGYNLARNDWPLTHLTAGARMEFKYSNWAHHPGTFYFYVTKDSWSPNRALAWSDLEATPFLTVTNPPQRGAVGTNDGHYYFSGNLPSNKSGRHIIYSRWVRSDSQENFFGCSDVTFDGGNGEVTGIGGNPNPTPPPTTAPPPTTAPPTTAPPTTAPPTSNPPTGGCSATYRTTSSWSGGFQGEVTVTNNSSASIGGWTTTLNFGSGVTINSLWSGTHTVSGSSVTVRNAAWNGSLSPSGSTTFGFVANGSPGTPSTACSAS
- the asnB gene encoding asparagine synthase (glutamine-hydrolyzing); amino-acid sequence: MCGLLAFFSARGDAGAHRDAIAHALECLHHRGPDETGVEVIGDPTGRWADAVFAHKRLAIIDVASSQEPLAYADGRYLLTFNGEIYNYIELRDQLVREFGAQFATAGDGEVIVAGYHYWGEKVLHKLRGMFAFVIWDRQRRRAFGARDYFGIKPLHYLQTPDGIYLASEKKALLPFSAAAGAGDAGVDTANLSHYLTLQYVPEPRTLHSGISRIGSGECLTWSPPALDPTTGGPAPDPAGGVQVRRWYQPIFRPTPTPDPQRLYDEIRETLRESVRMHMRADVPVGAFLSSGIDSTAVVALAREFNPNILTFTVGYDVSGYSEIEVAQDSARHLNVTTIPTKIGPQDMMEALPRIVWHLDDPVADPALVPLYFVAQKAAEHVTVVLSGEGADEFFGGYTIYREPLSLGAVHGLPDPMQKGLRAVSKVIPQGVKGKSFLERGTTPIEERYYGNARMFTEEEKRHLLRRYDPSVRYTDVTAPIYAECAELDDVTKMQYVDLYTWLRGDILVKADRISMAHSLEVRVPFLDKEVFDVAAKIPVELRLPPRSDATKYAMRQALQAVVPPAIVNRRKLGFPTPTRVWLRGEMYEWARHIFATSGAGDLLDLSYAMRLLDEHKREEADHSRKVWTVLVFCIWHAIFVERSLDPGIRRNQSALLTKPVVGSMVA